A region of the Geomonas subterranea genome:
GCCGCACCTGCTCGACAAGCCGCTTCGATATCTGCACCGATTCGGCCAGATCGAGCCGGCTCCGTTCCAGGATCTGCTTCGCGGCATCGTCTTCAACCTGCGGCAACCCCTGGGCCAGCAGACGCGTGGCAACCTCATTGAGGGCGAACCACTGCTCCCTGGCCCGCTCCAGGCCGAAGGAGAAGTACTCGTCACGCATGGTGGCCCGGTGGAACACGGTGGACTGGATCTGATCGGCCACCACGTGGTTACGCTCGGCGACGGCCAACTCCCTGGATGACCAGGCGAGCAATGCCGCCACGATCACCAGGAGGGTGAAGGAGAGCAGCGAGATTATCTTGAGTCTACGGGCGAAGGTCACTTTTCAGCACCTGCTGACCGACCGCCTCTGGCTTCACGGCCAAAAGCGGACGGGGATCCACCGATTCCAGGTAATTGGGCATACGAACCTCCCGCACCAGGCGCAGCGCACCGGCCCATCGCGTCTCGTCCTCCAACGCTATCAGTAGCGCATGGTCGAGGCCCAGCTTGCGTTCGCTCTCCCCCCAGCACTCGGAAAGCACAGCCGGGGGAAGCTTTGAAGCGGCAGCCACGATGGACTGGGCCTCCTTCGGGTGTGCCGCGGCGAATTTCTCGGCGCGGACCAGGGCGCGCAGCAACCGCCTCATGGCCTCCTGGTTGCTCGCCACGTATTGGGTCTGCCCTGCGATGACGAAGGTCTCGGTATAGATATAGGGGTCCTCGAAGATGACGCCTCGCCCGGAGAGGCTCCCGGCGATGATCTTCTCGTTGGGCACCCAGGTGGATACCGCATCGACCCGGCCGGCGAGAAGGGCGTCCTGCATCTGTTCCGGCAGCAGGGGGACCAGGACCACGTCCTCGATGCTCAGACCGTTGGCGGTAAGAAAGGACGAAAGGAACATGTGGGTGGTGGTTCCCGCCGTGAACCCGATGCGCCGCCCCTTAAGATCAGAGGGGCGGGCAACGCCGCTTTTGCGGTCGGCGAGGATGGCGTGATTCTTGTTGGAGGTGAAGATGCTTGCCAAGAGGGAGAGTCTCTGCCCCTGCAGCGTCGCGAAGACCACCGGGGTTTGGGCGACGGTGGCTACATCCGCCTTCCCTTCCAGCACCGCCTGCAGAGCCGCCTTGCCGTACCCGAATGGATGCGTCTCGACGCTCAGCCCCTCATCCCGCATGAACCCCCGGGCGAGGGCGATGTGAACGAGCCCGCAATCGTGCTGGGTGGAATAGGCCAGGCGCAGGGGCAGGGGCGGCCCCGTCTGGTGCTGGACCTGGCTTTGGCAGCCGGCGATGCACAGGCACAGTATCAGTATGAGCGTGACTCTCAGCATCCACTCCTTCGTGTCCGACGGTGCTTCGCGGGGGGGGGCCAATGACGGCGGTTACCGTCAACTGTCCCTGGCTGCGAATCTTCCAAGCTTTGTCTCACAAAATTGAGAACAAATATATGACGACTGGCTAACAAAGTGCAATTAATTTTAGCATAAAGAAGCCACTGTTACAGTGTCTTGGAAAGAAAGTGTTCCGCAAAAAGCACGGGCAGGCTCTTTGAGCCTGCCCGTGCCATTGCCGATGTCAGTGATCGCCTCCGTTTGCGAAGACTATGACTGTCGTTGCATCACTTGACCGCTTTCCCGCCCTTCCCCGGTTTCACGTACTTGGCGAACCGGACCGGAAGGGTCGCCGAGCCCGCGGCCGGGTACTTGTCGAGCCGCGCCGACAGCCGCTCGATCCGCTCGTCCAGCGGCGGATGGGTGGAGAACCAGGATCCCTTCTGCGCCGCGGTCGCCTCCTGTTTCTTCAGCTTGCGCAGCACGCTCACCAGTGCCGACGGGTCGTAGCCGGTCCGGTAGGTCGTCTCCAGGGCGGCCTGATCAGCTTCGAACTCCATCCCCTGGTCCAGCCCCTTGTCGAACAGCGTCGACTGCAGGTCGCTCATCATCGACTCGAACTGCTGCCCCTTGCTCCCCTTCATGTTGGCGGCGGTGATGGTGGCAGCGCCCTGCAGGAACTGGGCGCGCCGTATGCTTTTCAGCGCGTGCTTCTCCGCGACGTGCCCCACCTCGTGCGCCAGGACCCCGGCGAGTTCCGCCTCGTTGTCCAGGACGTCGAGGAGCCCCCGGCTGATGAAGACGATGCCGCCGGGGGCGGCGAATGCGTTCCGCACCGGGCTCTCCAGCACCACGAAGCGGTACGGTATGGTGGAGCGCCGGCTGTTTCGGGCCACCGCGTTCCCCACCAGGTTCACGTATTTCTGCAGCGCCTCGTTTTGCACAGGCTTGCCGAAACGCTGCATGCTGTCCAGCGCCAGGCTCTCGCCCACGGTGCACTCGGTCTGGTAGGTCATCTCCTGCGACGAGGAGAGTACCTGGGTCGCCCCGGAGAGGATCTTCCCTTCCTTGGATTCCGGTTTCATCAGGTTGTTGAGCTTGTCCTGCCATCCGGCATGGGCCTGGGCGGCGACGAGGCAGGAGAGCGCGACCAGCGGTAAAAGACGTAGTTTTTTCATGGCTCCCTCCTTATTGGGCGTACTCGCCGATTTTCCCTTCCTTGAGGAAGGCCTTGACCTCTTTGTCGGACACCTTGCGCGCCAGGATCTTGTCCAGCTCCTTCTTAAGCCCCTCCGGCGTGCCGTGCTGCTTCGCGTAGGCGGCGGTTTCCGGGGAGAGGCCGCGCACGCTGCGGGCGCTGTCCGCCTTGGCGGTGTTGATCTGGCTCTTCTGCATGCTGTCGCCCAAAAGCCCGTCGCCCCCCGCCACCTCGGCTACCGGCTGGGTGTCGGAGACCCGTCCCGCGTAAACCCACCCCTCCTTGCCGTCCGCGGTCCTCACCTTGAGCCAGCGCCCCTCCCCCTCCACGAGGGTCAGCTCCGATCCCACCGGGAGGTCGGCCAGGTTCGGTGCGCTCACCGACTGGTCGTTTTTGAGGGTGGTCCCCTCGCTCACCACCCAGCGTTTCTCGGCGCACAGGGCCTGCCCCGCGCACAGGGCCAGAAGCAGCAGCGCGCCGCCTAAAGCTCTCTTTCTCATGATTTCACCTCCGTGTAGCGGCCGGATTCCGATCCGGCCGGGATGTCGAACTACTTGTAATCGCCCGTCAGTACGAACGCCCCCCAGTAGCCGGGGTGCGGGTAGCGGTTCCTCACGTGCAGCATGGCCAACCGGAGCGCCTGGGCCTTGTCGCTCAGGCTGTAGTCCCGGTAAAACTGCTTCATCAGTATCGCGCTGGAGACGTCTGAGACGCGCCAGAGGCTGGAAACCAGGGCATGGGTCCCGGCAAAGAGGAAGGCCCGGTTCATGCCGATCACGTCGTCGCCGCTCTTCACGTCCCCAAGGCCGGTCTGGCAGGCGGAGAGGACCACGAGGTCCGCCTTGATGTCCAGCCCGAACACCTCCTCGGCCTGCAGCCGGCCGTCGTTCTTGCCGTCCTTGGCCAGCCGGATGGATGAGAAGAGCGGGTTCACCGTGTCAAACTCCCCATGCGAGGCGAGATGAATGATACCGAACTTGGCGATGTTCTCACGCACCCAGCTCTCGGTGGCCCGCTCCCGGGTCAGGGTGGTCACGTCGCTGTAGTTCCAGCGCAGCGTCCCGGCCTCCTTCTCGGCGAAGGGGAGGTCGAGGGCGGCGTTGCCGAGGTCCGGGTTGCCGATGGCCAGTATGCGCAGGTTTTTGCCGGGCTGGCGCCGGGCCAGGGTGTGGCGGTACACCGAGGCGGCCGGGAGGTGGAACAGGGTGTGCCGGTCCACCAGGTAGTCCCGGCCGTCGTAGAGCGTGGCGAAGGAGAGGTAGTGCAGGCTGCCGTGCGGCACGACCCCCACCGTCTCCCCTTCCGGGACGCCGGCAAGGGGCCCGGAGAGGAGGATACGGTAGAGCTCCCGCGAGTTCTGTTCCAGGGGCTCCAGGTTCTGCAGCATGCGCCGGTAGGTGGCGACCTTGTCGGCGAGCTCCCGTGCGGAAACCCCGAGCACGAAAAGCTCCGCCCCCTGCCGCCCCAGCCGCCAGCACAGGAGCCGGTCCGGGAGCTGGTAGTAGGAGAGGAGGGTCACCCCCGGCTCCAGGAGGGCCCGGACCTCGCCCGCCGTCACCGGGGCCACCTTGACCAGCGCGAGGAGCTCGGGGCGGCGCCTTTCGATGTCGAGCAGGAGGTCCTGGTAGTCGGCGCGCAGCTTGTCCAGCGCCGCCGCGTACATGGTACGTTCGGCGGGAGTCGACGCCTGCAGTGCGAGCTGCTCCTGTTCCTGGATCTGCTCCCTGAGCCGGTTCTGCCGGTCGTAGAGGTCCTGGTCGGCACCGCCGGCGAGGGAGAGGCGCTGCCGCCCCAGTATGTCGATCAGGTTCCTGGCGCGGGAACGCTCGGCCACGGTGAAGGCCTCGTCATGGCGCCCAAGGTCAACCAGAAGCCCCACCAGCCCCTGGTAGACGTCCATCTTGTCGGCGAGGAAGCCGTCTTTCAACTGGTCCAGCTTGATCTCGGCGCGCAGCCCCTCCACCGTGTCGAGCGCCTGCCGGTACGAGGTTACCGCCCCTCGCGGTCCCCCCCCTGCTCCTGCAGCCGCGCCAGGCCGAGCAGGGCGCGCCAGCGCACCTCGCGCAGCAGCATGGCGTCGGCGAGCTCCAGTGCCTTCCGGTAGCTCGCCGTGGCGGCGTCGCGCTGGTTGCCGCGCGCCTGGGCATCTCCGAGCGCCAGGTGGATCTTCGCCTGGTTCACCTTGTCGCCGATGGCGTCGGCCAGCCCCGCCGCCTCGGTGAGGAGCGTGAGGGCGCCTGCCGGGTCTCCCATCTTGAGGCGGGTCTGACCCAGGTTCCTGAGATCGTAGGCGATGGCCCAGCGCGAGCCGAGGGCGCGGTCTATGGAAAGTGCCTGTCCCAGGCTCTCCAGCGCTCCCTGGTAGTCGCCCGACTCGCGCCGCACCAGGCCGATGTTGTTCAATGTGGTGGCGCTCTCGTCGCGGCGCACCTGCAGCTTGCCGGCCAGCTCCAGGGCCTGCCTGAGCTCGACCAGGGCGCGCTTGTTGTCCCCCAGGGTCCACCAGATGAGGCCGCCGGTGTTCTTGGCCATCACCTGCTCCAGCGCCCAGTTCTCCTTGAGCGCCGCCTTTTCCACCTGCTCGCGCAGGTCGAAGGCCTCCTGGTAGCGCCCCTGGAACCAAGCGTTGTTCCCCTGCTCCAGGACGATGCGCATCCGGGTTTTCAGCCCGCCCCCCGCCTTGGCCAGCGCCTCGCGGTAGAGCGCATCTGCTGCGGGGAAGTTGCCCAAAAGGCGTTCACAGCGGCCGCGCTCCAGTATGGTCTCGGCCTCCAGGGCGTTGTCGCCGTTCTTGGCGTAGAGGTCCTGGGCCTTCCGGTAGTAGCGCTCCGCGACCGCGAACTGGTTCAGGCGCAGGTCGAAGATGCGCCCGAGGTTCCGGTACTGGTCCGCCAGGTTCAGCTCGTCTTTCAGCTGGGCGCGCAGCCCGGCGGACTCCTCGAAGAGCGAGCGCGCAGCGGAATAATCGACCGCGTTTTCCATGACCACGCCGAAGTCGGAGAGGGCCGCCGCCTGGTCCTTGGCGAGCCCCAGGTCGGCGAAGATGGAGACACCCTCCTTGAGGGCGGCGGTCGCCTCCTTGAAATGCTCCAGGCGCCCCTGCAACAGCCCCAGCCGCAACAGGGCGTCGGCGTGCTCCGCCGAGTACGGCTTCTCCTTGGCGAGCCGCTGCACCAAGCTGTCGGCGTGGCTCACGGCGCGCTCGGTGAAACCGGCGCCGAAGGCGCTCTCCCGGGCGTGGCGGTGCAGCGCGGCGCGGTTTTTGGCCAGCTCCGGCGTCGCCTCGGCGACCACCAGCGCGTTATCGAAGAGGGCCAGGGCCTGCGCGTAGCGTCCGTCGTTGTGCGCCTGCACACCCTTTTTCACGTAGTCGTTGAAGAGCTTTTTGGCGAGCAGCGCGCTCTCGGCGGCGTCCCCACCCCAGTCGCCGATGAGAAGCCAGCCGGCCGGGAGTTCCCGCCGCGCCTGGGCCAGCGAACGATCCGCGTAGCTCTTCACGAAGGGAGCGAGGTCGGCGGGATGGTCCGCCAAAAGAAGACTCGGCACACCGAGGAGAGAGGCCATCTGCCCAAGGTACCAGGCCTGCCCCGTTCCCCCTTTGGGAGCGACGAGCAGCGACACCGAGTCGCCGTCGGCAAGTTCCGCCAGGTCATGGCGCACCCCGGCGGCATCCTCCCAGGAGGCGCCGAGCGCTCCCCCCGCGCCGGGGCGGCTGGGAGCAGAAGGGAGGAGCCCCGCGGCGGCGGGGAGCGTCACGGTGTGGGCATCGGCGAGGCGGCCCTGCAGCCCGTCGGCGGGGAGCTTCACAAACGGCGCCAGCGAGGGCCACACCCCCGCCGGGTCAAGCACCTGGGTCCGCAACGGACGGCGCCCCTCCACGCTCTTCAAAAGCTGGCTCGCGCTCACCCCCCAGGTGAGGGGCTTCGCCGAGGGGAACTGCTCGGGCCGCTCGTAGATGGCGACCAGGGCCGGGTCGTTGAACCGGGCGGCGACCGCGGCGCGCGGCACGGTCTCGGCAGTAATGCCGTCCTTGGCGCCGAAGGAGAAGACCAGGAAGCGGTTACCGGGTAGCGCGACCAGGCGCAGCACTGGGCGTCCCGAAAGGCGCTCCATCACGTCGATGGCCTCGGCGGGCTGCGGCGTCAGGGCCCGGCAGAGCTTCGCGCCTTTGCCGGAGGAGCACTCCTTGCGGAACGAGGCGAGGAGTGCCGCGAAGCGTTCCCGTTCGCCGGCGCTCCCCCCGGTGAGGGCGGCAGACGAGGCGGCGAGGCGGAGCGCGCCGGGACCGGCGACCGCGTAGTAGGGGGGAAGGAGTTCCAGTTTTTTGCCCAGGAGGGTGTCCAGGACCGTCTCTTCCTGCTGTGCGCGGAGTTTGAGGTAGGCTGCATCCTCCGGTGCGGCCTTGGCAAGAGCGGCGCGTACCCGGTCCAGCTCGGCGAGGTGCGGGGCGGCCTTGAGCAAGAGGTCTAGGGTCGCGTCGTCGTCGACACCGAGGAGGCTACGCCCCAGGATCTGCACCCGCTCCAGCTCGGAGAGGCGCTCCACCAGGGCGAAGCCCTGCTCCGGATCCTTCCCGGAGAGCGCCTCGATGCGCGGGGCGAAGCGCTCGGTCAGCTCGCCGAGGCGCAGGTCGTACTCGGTGGTGGGGAGGCGGTCCAGGAGTTTGAGGGCGCCGTCGTAGTCACCCAGCGCCGCCTGGGCGCGCCAGGCCATGGCGTCGTTGCCTGCAGTGCGCGCCTCGGCGAGCGCCGTGGTGTAGCCCGCCTGGGCCGCCTCGGCAAGGCCGAGTGAGGCGAGCGCCGCTGCACGGTTCAGGCGCGCCGCCAGGCGCGCGTGCACTTCTCCCCCTCCCCTTGCGGGAGGGGGTTGGGGGTGGGGTAAGGTGCCACGAGGCGCGCCCGTGCCCAGGGCGAGGTCACCCACCCCCCTGCCCCCTCCCGTCGAGGGAGGGGGAGATGAAGCGAGCACCCTGTCCCAGGCGGCTATGGCCTTGTACAACAGTGCCTGCCGGCTCCCGTCGTCGGGGCGGCCGGAGGCGAGGCGCGCCAGGATGGCACCGGCGTCGTTGCCGT
Encoded here:
- a CDS encoding SH3 domain-containing protein yields the protein MRKRALGGALLLLALCAGQALCAEKRWVVSEGTTLKNDQSVSAPNLADLPVGSELTLVEGEGRWLKVRTADGKEGWVYAGRVSDTQPVAEVAGGDGLLGDSMQKSQINTAKADSARSVRGLSPETAAYAKQHGTPEGLKKELDKILARKVSDKEVKAFLKEGKIGEYAQ
- a CDS encoding ABC transporter substrate-binding protein, translating into MLRVTLILILCLCIAGCQSQVQHQTGPPLPLRLAYSTQHDCGLVHIALARGFMRDEGLSVETHPFGYGKAALQAVLEGKADVATVAQTPVVFATLQGQRLSLLASIFTSNKNHAILADRKSGVARPSDLKGRRIGFTAGTTTHMFLSSFLTANGLSIEDVVLVPLLPEQMQDALLAGRVDAVSTWVPNEKIIAGSLSGRGVIFEDPYIYTETFVIAGQTQYVASNQEAMRRLLRALVRAEKFAAAHPKEAQSIVAAASKLPPAVLSECWGESERKLGLDHALLIALEDETRWAGALRLVREVRMPNYLESVDPRPLLAVKPEAVGQQVLKSDLRP
- a CDS encoding CHAT domain-containing protein — encoded protein: MEGLRAEIKLDQLKDGFLADKMDVYQGLVGLLVDLGRHDEAFTVAERSRARNLIDILGRQRLSLAGGADQDLYDRQNRLREQIQEQEQLALQASTPAERTMYAAALDKLRADYQDLLLDIERRRPELLALVKVAPVTAGEVRALLEPGVTLLSYYQLPDRLLCWRLGRQGAELFVLGVSARELADKVATYRRMLQNLEPLEQNSRELYRILLSGPLAGVPEGETVGVVPHGSLHYLSFATLYDGRDYLVDRHTLFHLPAASVYRHTLARRQPGKNLRILAIGNPDLGNAALDLPFAEKEAGTLRWNYSDVTTLTRERATESWVRENIAKFGIIHLASHGEFDTVNPLFSSIRLAKDGKNDGRLQAEEVFGLDIKADLVVLSACQTGLGDVKSGDDVIGMNRAFLFAGTHALVSSLWRVSDVSSAILMKQFYRDYSLSDKAQALRLAMLHVRNRYPHPGYWGAFVLTGDYK
- a CDS encoding M48 family metalloprotease, producing the protein MKKLRLLPLVALSCLVAAQAHAGWQDKLNNLMKPESKEGKILSGATQVLSSSQEMTYQTECTVGESLALDSMQRFGKPVQNEALQKYVNLVGNAVARNSRRSTIPYRFVVLESPVRNAFAAPGGIVFISRGLLDVLDNEAELAGVLAHEVGHVAEKHALKSIRRAQFLQGAATITAANMKGSKGQQFESMMSDLQSTLFDKGLDQGMEFEADQAALETTYRTGYDPSALVSVLRKLKKQEATAAQKGSWFSTHPPLDERIERLSARLDKYPAAGSATLPVRFAKYVKPGKGGKAVK